The Saccharothrix variisporea genome has a segment encoding these proteins:
- a CDS encoding DUF4157 domain-containing protein, translating to MRGHEHEGEAAFRPRGDRPEREEHDLMGKAAAAGRADVLGPAGLLGLQRAVGNAGASAVVEEESPVHGVVRSGGAPLDAGVREDMEARFGTDFSGVRVHTDGAASESAKSVNAQAYTVGDNIVFQNGKYDPSSDSGKHMLAHELTHVVQQRSGPVDGTDAGGGVKVSDPSDRFEREASANADRLMSAPAAHQHDHVQREEEAPEEVPEEEPAPVQGMFVQRQDDEAVEEE from the coding sequence ATGCGCGGACACGAACACGAGGGCGAGGCCGCGTTCCGCCCGCGGGGCGACCGGCCGGAGCGCGAGGAGCACGACCTGATGGGCAAGGCGGCGGCGGCCGGACGTGCCGACGTGCTGGGCCCGGCCGGGCTGCTCGGCCTCCAGCGGGCCGTGGGCAACGCGGGTGCGAGCGCGGTGGTGGAGGAGGAGTCGCCGGTGCACGGCGTCGTCCGCTCCGGCGGCGCGCCCCTGGACGCGGGCGTGCGCGAGGACATGGAAGCGCGGTTCGGCACCGACTTCTCCGGCGTCCGCGTGCACACCGACGGCGCGGCGAGCGAGTCCGCCAAGTCCGTCAACGCCCAGGCCTACACGGTGGGTGACAACATCGTCTTCCAGAACGGCAAGTACGACCCGTCCTCGGACTCGGGCAAGCACATGCTCGCGCACGAGCTGACGCACGTCGTCCAGCAGCGCAGCGGCCCGGTCGACGGGACGGACGCCGGCGGCGGCGTGAAGGTCAGCGACCCGTCGGACCGGTTCGAGCGTGAAGCCAGCGCCAACGCCGACCGGCTCATGTCCGCGCCCGCCGCCCATCAGCACGACCACGTACAGCGCGAAGAAGAAGCCCCCGAAGAGGTGCCGGAGGAAGAACCCGCCCCGGTGCAGGGCATGTTCGTGCAGCGCCAGGACGACGAGGCCGTCGAAGAGGAGTGA
- a CDS encoding PAAR domain-containing protein produces MPAAARVGDPTGHPGVVGPPGVPTVLIGGMPAAVVGNPHICSFPGLPPHPPSALVPPGCPTVLIGGRPAARMGDMSACGAPVVMGCPTVMIGG; encoded by the coding sequence ATGCCGGCAGCGGCGAGGGTGGGCGACCCCACCGGGCACCCCGGGGTCGTCGGGCCGCCGGGCGTGCCGACCGTGCTCATCGGCGGGATGCCGGCGGCGGTCGTCGGCAACCCGCACATCTGCTCGTTCCCCGGACTGCCGCCGCACCCGCCGAGCGCGCTCGTCCCGCCGGGGTGCCCGACCGTGCTCATCGGCGGCCGGCCGGCGGCGCGCATGGGCGACATGTCCGCGTGCGGCGCCCCGGTCGTCATGGGCTGCCCGACCGTCATGATCGGAGGGTGA
- a CDS encoding putative baseplate assembly protein, with the protein MSIPAPNLDDRRFQDLVDEAKRRVQQHCPEWTDHNVSDPGVTLIEAFAHMVDELLYRLNRVPALHYLRFLDLIGVKLFPPTAARAEVTFWLSAPREVPVVVPLGAQVATERSEIEDPVVFTVDRELSIVPCELKHLVTATADPNVPPADRTDELRDGKSPECFSDPPAPGDSVLFGLSDAVPGCAVLLRVEAHAEGRGVDPRRPPWVWEAWNGTGWTACEVDRDSTGGFNKPGDVVVHVPRTHTASVIARQRAGWLRCRAVEPAPEAAFYQKPPKLLAVTAATIGGTTDATHADIVRNETIGVSEGVAGQRFALTRTPVVVDEGALVVEVATADGWEQWTEVRTFAESGPRDRHVVLDRVGGEVIFGPAIRQPDGSVRLFGAVPAKSAAIRVPEYRTGGGLRGNVARGLLQVQRDPVPFVSSVTNREPASGGVAGESVQDASLRGPLVLRTRDRAVTAEDYELLTREAAPEIARVRCVPAGQGTPAVRVLVVPAVGVGEEADFGALQPNAEVRQRIERFLDERRCIGARVSVEPPYYQGVTIVAQLRSRAGTPEDVLRTRAVQALYEYFNPISGGPDGDGWPFGRPVQSGEVYAVLQRVPGVELVEDVKLFGANPVTGERGNAVPRLDLPPNGLAFSYGHQVRVTR; encoded by the coding sequence ATGTCGATCCCCGCGCCGAACCTGGACGACCGCCGCTTCCAGGACCTGGTGGACGAGGCCAAGCGCCGCGTCCAGCAGCACTGTCCGGAGTGGACGGACCACAACGTGTCCGACCCCGGTGTCACGCTGATCGAGGCGTTCGCGCACATGGTGGACGAGCTGCTCTACCGGCTCAACCGCGTGCCCGCACTGCACTACCTGCGGTTCCTGGACCTCATCGGGGTCAAGCTGTTCCCGCCCACGGCCGCGCGCGCCGAGGTCACCTTCTGGCTGTCCGCGCCGCGTGAGGTGCCGGTGGTGGTGCCGTTGGGCGCTCAGGTCGCCACCGAGCGCAGCGAGATCGAGGACCCGGTGGTCTTCACCGTGGACCGCGAGCTGTCGATCGTGCCGTGCGAGCTCAAGCACCTGGTCACGGCCACGGCCGACCCGAACGTGCCGCCCGCGGACCGCACGGACGAGCTGCGGGACGGCAAGTCCCCGGAGTGCTTCAGCGACCCGCCCGCACCCGGCGACAGCGTCCTGTTCGGGCTGTCGGACGCCGTGCCGGGGTGCGCGGTGCTGCTGCGGGTCGAGGCGCACGCGGAGGGTCGGGGCGTCGACCCCCGCCGCCCGCCGTGGGTGTGGGAGGCGTGGAACGGCACGGGGTGGACCGCGTGCGAGGTCGACCGCGACTCCACGGGCGGCTTCAACAAGCCCGGTGACGTGGTCGTGCACGTGCCGCGCACGCACACCGCGTCCGTGATCGCCCGGCAGCGCGCGGGCTGGTTGCGGTGCCGGGCCGTGGAACCGGCGCCCGAGGCGGCCTTCTACCAGAAACCGCCGAAGCTGCTGGCCGTCACCGCCGCCACCATCGGCGGCACCACCGACGCCACCCACGCCGACATCGTGCGCAACGAGACCATCGGTGTGTCGGAAGGCGTTGCGGGACAACGGTTCGCGCTCACCCGCACACCCGTGGTGGTGGACGAGGGCGCGCTGGTGGTCGAGGTCGCCACCGCCGACGGCTGGGAGCAGTGGACCGAGGTGCGGACCTTCGCCGAGTCCGGGCCGCGCGACCGGCACGTGGTGCTGGACCGGGTGGGCGGCGAGGTGATCTTCGGGCCGGCGATCCGGCAGCCCGACGGCAGCGTGCGGCTGTTCGGCGCGGTGCCGGCGAAGTCCGCCGCGATCCGGGTGCCCGAGTACCGCACGGGCGGCGGGCTGCGCGGCAACGTGGCCCGCGGGCTGTTGCAGGTGCAGCGGGACCCGGTGCCGTTCGTCAGCTCGGTCACCAACCGCGAGCCCGCGAGCGGCGGCGTGGCGGGGGAGTCGGTGCAGGACGCGTCCCTGCGCGGGCCGCTGGTGCTGCGGACGCGGGACCGGGCGGTCACCGCCGAGGACTACGAGCTGCTGACCCGCGAGGCCGCGCCCGAGATCGCCCGCGTGCGGTGCGTCCCGGCCGGGCAGGGGACGCCCGCCGTCCGGGTGCTGGTGGTGCCCGCGGTCGGGGTCGGCGAGGAAGCCGATTTCGGGGCGCTGCAACCGAACGCGGAGGTGCGGCAGCGGATCGAGCGGTTCCTGGACGAACGCCGTTGCATCGGCGCCCGGGTGTCGGTCGAACCGCCGTACTACCAGGGCGTCACGATCGTCGCGCAGCTCCGGTCGCGCGCCGGGACCCCCGAGGACGTGCTGCGGACGCGGGCGGTGCAGGCGTTGTACGAGTACTTCAACCCGATCAGCGGCGGACCGGACGGCGACGGCTGGCCGTTCGGACGGCCCGTGCAGTCCGGCGAGGTCTACGCGGTACTGCAACGGGTTCCGGGCGTCGAGCTGGTCGAGGACGTCAAGCTGTTCGGCGCGAACCCGGTCACCGGCGAGCGCGGCAACGCCGTGCCGAGGCTGGACCTGCCGCCCAACGGCTTGGCGTTCTCCTACGGCCACCAGGTGCGGGTGACGCGATGA
- a CDS encoding GPW/gp25 family protein, with protein MDFVGRGLAFPVHTDATGSVALVGGDREVVESIRLILATAPGERPMRPEFGCAIHDLVFAPADAATAGRIAYEVRISLERWEPRITLADVSVGFDEVDQGTLLIDIRYALRGTNDPRNLVFPFYVIPPHDADEEGA; from the coding sequence GTGGACTTCGTCGGACGGGGCCTGGCCTTCCCGGTGCACACCGACGCCACCGGCTCGGTGGCGCTGGTCGGCGGCGACCGCGAGGTCGTGGAGAGCATCCGCCTGATCCTGGCCACCGCGCCGGGCGAGCGGCCGATGCGCCCGGAGTTCGGCTGCGCGATCCACGACCTGGTGTTCGCGCCGGCCGACGCCGCCACGGCGGGCCGGATCGCCTACGAGGTCCGGATCTCCCTGGAGCGCTGGGAACCGCGCATCACGCTCGCGGACGTGTCGGTCGGCTTCGACGAGGTCGACCAGGGGACGCTGCTCATCGACATCCGGTACGCGCTGCGCGGCACCAACGACCCGCGCAACCTGGTGTTCCCCTTCTACGTCATCCCGCCGCACGATGCCGACGAGGAGGGCGCCTGA
- a CDS encoding ATP-binding protein → MNAGSLPHLFARLAALERRIRDAVAARRQADPNPDDPFRGLYLSDEAIEALLASRREPFVPFQATGTAGRLGELAEVAKLSSLDVELLLVALAPDVDSRFEQFYGYLNDDVTRRRATAGLALRLCGLPEAAAAGRSRLDPASPLVAAGLLVVEDRERPFLSRSLRVPDRVVNHLLGDDRPDAALTGVARVVDEPAVSVDVGRLVHGLTAGIRLVYLRERPGGGAAELGAAALRQAGFEVLEVDAARLRGEPDHAELVRAVVREAVLRGAGVVLGPVEEEPPLRAMGHPSVPLVVFGSELWNPQWSVDPPLVQDAVALPAASRAQLWRDRLGERLAVGVDPASATAHFVLGPQQIARAAQAASVSAVVDGGVVTVEHLRAGARGQNAAGLQRLARRIEPAVSWDDLVLPGTVVGLLRELAARAKHRGRVIDEWRMRPGGGRGRGVTGLFAGDSGTGKTMSAEVIAASLGLDLYTVNLATVVDKYVGETEKNLERIFTEAAGVNGVLLFDEADAIFGKRSEVRDAHDRYANIESAYLLQRMETFDGIAVLATNLRANLDEAFTRRLDVVVDFPVPDEDLRRALWDKCLGTTVPRTDVDLDFLAGAFDLAGGHIRSAAVTAAYLAAEAGRAVGMAEVVGAVAREYRKLGRLVGAREFGPYLELAAS, encoded by the coding sequence GTGAACGCGGGCAGCCTGCCGCACCTGTTCGCCCGGCTGGCCGCGTTGGAGCGGCGCATCCGGGACGCGGTCGCGGCGCGCCGCCAAGCCGACCCGAACCCGGACGACCCGTTCCGCGGCCTCTACCTGTCCGACGAGGCGATCGAGGCGTTGCTGGCCTCCCGCCGGGAGCCGTTCGTGCCGTTCCAGGCCACCGGAACGGCGGGGCGGCTCGGCGAGCTGGCCGAGGTCGCGAAACTGTCCAGTTTGGACGTCGAGTTGCTGTTGGTGGCGTTGGCACCCGATGTCGACAGCCGGTTCGAGCAGTTCTACGGGTACCTGAACGACGACGTGACGCGCCGCCGCGCCACCGCCGGGCTCGCGTTGCGGCTGTGCGGGTTGCCGGAGGCGGCTGCGGCCGGGCGGTCGCGGTTGGACCCGGCTTCGCCGTTGGTCGCCGCCGGGTTGTTGGTGGTGGAGGACCGGGAGCGGCCGTTCCTGTCCCGCTCCTTGCGGGTGCCGGACCGGGTGGTGAACCACCTGCTGGGCGACGACCGGCCGGACGCGGCGTTGACCGGGGTGGCGCGGGTGGTGGACGAGCCCGCGGTGAGCGTGGACGTCGGGCGGTTGGTGCACGGCCTCACAGCCGGGATCCGGCTGGTGTACCTGCGCGAACGGCCCGGTGGTGGCGCCGCGGAACTGGGGGCCGCGGCGTTGCGGCAGGCCGGGTTCGAGGTGCTGGAGGTCGATGCCGCCCGGTTGCGCGGGGAGCCCGATCACGCCGAGCTGGTCAGGGCGGTCGTGCGGGAAGCGGTGTTGCGCGGGGCCGGGGTGGTGCTGGGGCCGGTCGAGGAGGAGCCGCCGTTGCGGGCCATGGGGCACCCCTCCGTGCCGCTGGTGGTGTTCGGGTCCGAGCTGTGGAATCCACAGTGGAGTGTCGACCCGCCGCTGGTGCAGGACGCGGTGGCGTTGCCGGCGGCTTCACGGGCGCAGTTGTGGCGCGACCGGTTGGGCGAGCGGCTCGCGGTCGGGGTCGATCCGGCGTCGGCGACGGCGCACTTCGTGCTGGGGCCGCAGCAGATCGCGCGGGCGGCGCAGGCCGCGTCGGTGTCGGCGGTGGTGGACGGGGGCGTGGTCACCGTCGAGCACCTGAGGGCGGGTGCGCGCGGGCAGAACGCGGCCGGGTTGCAGCGGCTGGCGCGGCGCATCGAGCCCGCGGTGTCGTGGGACGACCTGGTGCTGCCGGGGACGGTGGTCGGCCTGTTGCGGGAACTCGCGGCGCGCGCCAAGCACCGCGGCCGGGTGATCGACGAGTGGCGGATGCGGCCCGGCGGCGGGCGCGGGCGGGGCGTGACCGGGTTGTTCGCCGGGGACTCGGGCACCGGCAAGACGATGTCCGCCGAGGTGATCGCCGCCTCCCTGGGCCTGGACCTGTACACGGTGAACCTGGCGACGGTGGTGGACAAGTACGTCGGCGAGACCGAGAAGAACCTGGAGCGGATCTTCACCGAGGCGGCGGGCGTCAACGGCGTGCTGCTGTTCGACGAGGCCGACGCGATCTTCGGCAAGCGGTCCGAGGTGCGGGACGCGCACGACCGGTACGCCAACATCGAGAGCGCGTACCTGTTGCAGCGCATGGAGACCTTCGACGGGATCGCCGTGCTGGCCACGAACCTGCGGGCCAACCTGGACGAGGCGTTCACCCGCCGGCTGGACGTCGTGGTCGACTTCCCGGTGCCCGACGAGGACCTGCGGCGGGCGCTGTGGGACAAGTGCCTGGGCACGACCGTGCCGCGGACGGACGTGGACCTGGACTTCCTGGCCGGCGCCTTCGACCTGGCGGGCGGGCACATCCGCTCGGCCGCCGTCACCGCCGCCTACCTGGCCGCCGAGGCCGGGCGCGCGGTGGGGATGGCGGAGGTGGTCGGCGCGGTGGCCCGCGAGTACCGCAAGCTGGGCCGCCTGGTCGGCGCCCGGGAGTTCGGCCCCTACCTGGAGCTCGCGGCGTCCTGA
- a CDS encoding LysM peptidoglycan-binding domain-containing protein has protein sequence MASPITFTSAGTSGATSYAAPTNLQKATLAVHEPPKAGGAAKPGGWLFDIAFQFNPKELTLTKNAKWERSRQPNNAKSGPPEFKGPDPSKLTLELFLDATERMDDSVVKKVEQLFACCVPTQDSRQHGKGSPPWVIFKWGGMTGFPSYVSTVTAKYTLFTPAGTPVRAVCTVNLEEISGEHGGQNPTSGALAARDSHVLVAGDTLQSLAYKAYGNAEMWREIAEANDIDDPMRLRPGTRLLVPALEEIRDGQ, from the coding sequence GTGGCCTCCCCGATCACCTTCACCTCCGCCGGGACCAGCGGCGCGACCTCCTACGCCGCCCCGACGAACCTCCAGAAAGCCACCCTGGCCGTCCACGAACCACCCAAGGCCGGCGGCGCGGCCAAGCCCGGCGGGTGGCTCTTCGACATCGCCTTCCAGTTCAACCCCAAGGAGCTGACGCTCACCAAGAACGCCAAGTGGGAGCGCAGCCGCCAACCCAACAACGCCAAGTCCGGCCCACCGGAGTTCAAGGGACCGGACCCGTCCAAGCTCACCCTCGAACTGTTCCTCGACGCCACCGAACGCATGGACGACAGCGTGGTCAAGAAGGTGGAACAGCTCTTCGCCTGCTGCGTCCCGACCCAGGACAGTCGCCAGCACGGCAAGGGCTCGCCACCGTGGGTGATCTTCAAGTGGGGCGGCATGACGGGCTTCCCGTCCTACGTCTCCACCGTCACCGCCAAGTACACGCTGTTCACCCCCGCCGGCACGCCGGTCCGCGCCGTCTGCACGGTCAACCTCGAAGAGATCTCCGGCGAGCACGGTGGCCAGAACCCGACCTCGGGCGCGCTCGCCGCCCGTGACTCGCACGTCCTGGTCGCGGGCGACACCCTGCAATCCCTCGCCTACAAGGCCTACGGCAACGCCGAGATGTGGCGGGAGATCGCCGAGGCCAACGACATCGACGACCCGATGCGCCTGCGCCCCGGCACGCGCCTGCTGGTGCCCGCGTTGGAGGAGATCCGCGATGGCCAATGA
- a CDS encoding phage tail sheath subtilisin-like domain-containing protein, producing MPTYLSPGVYVEEVEAGARPIEGVGTAVAAFVGFAARGPFNTPTLVSNWAQYTQTFGDFLEDSYLGQSVYGFFLNGGTNCYVVRIGGERDNGNGNGSAPSGPQAVLGSYRVAAKELGAADITVEVADASGENPPDDRFTLLVKQNGKVVETHNVTTKRTKDYVVTVVKEKSNLITIEETSSAALAKPDKGSVTLQDAPAAPPVPRKIAADDYVGDVADRTGFGGLEALEEVTMVSVPDLMSSYQRGLITLESVKAVQLAMIAHCELMGNRIAILDPPPGLNPQQVRDWRQNVAGYDSKYAALYYPWIKIFDAASDEHVFVPPSGHMAGVWARTDGTRGVHKAPANEVVRGAVALETQLTKAEQELLNPIGVNCIRAFAGRGIRVWGARTLSSDPAWRYLNVRRLFNYLEDSILSGTQWVVFEPNDDALWARIRRTISAFLVTEWRKGALFGLTPDEAFYVKCDRETNPAESIDLGQVVCEVGIAPVKPAEFVIFRLAQVSGGTSLVNE from the coding sequence ATGCCCACCTATCTCTCTCCGGGGGTGTACGTCGAGGAGGTGGAGGCGGGTGCGCGGCCCATCGAGGGCGTTGGCACCGCCGTCGCCGCCTTCGTGGGTTTCGCCGCTCGCGGCCCGTTCAACACGCCGACCCTGGTGTCCAACTGGGCCCAGTACACGCAGACCTTCGGCGACTTCCTCGAAGACAGCTACCTCGGGCAGTCGGTCTACGGCTTCTTCCTCAACGGTGGCACCAACTGCTACGTCGTGCGCATCGGCGGCGAACGCGACAACGGCAACGGCAACGGCTCCGCGCCGTCCGGCCCGCAGGCCGTCCTGGGCAGCTACCGGGTCGCCGCCAAGGAACTGGGCGCGGCCGACATCACCGTCGAGGTGGCCGACGCGTCCGGCGAGAACCCGCCCGACGACCGCTTCACGTTGCTGGTCAAGCAGAACGGCAAGGTCGTCGAGACGCACAACGTGACCACCAAGCGCACCAAGGACTACGTGGTCACGGTCGTCAAGGAGAAGTCGAACCTGATCACGATCGAGGAGACCTCCTCGGCGGCGCTGGCCAAGCCGGACAAGGGCAGCGTCACGTTGCAGGACGCGCCCGCCGCACCGCCGGTGCCGCGCAAGATCGCCGCCGACGACTACGTGGGCGACGTCGCCGACCGCACCGGGTTCGGGGGCCTGGAGGCCCTCGAAGAGGTCACCATGGTGTCGGTGCCCGACCTGATGAGCTCCTACCAGCGCGGGCTGATCACGCTGGAGTCGGTCAAGGCCGTGCAGCTGGCGATGATCGCCCACTGCGAGCTGATGGGCAACCGGATCGCGATCCTCGACCCGCCGCCCGGCCTGAACCCGCAGCAGGTCCGCGACTGGCGGCAGAACGTCGCCGGCTACGACTCCAAGTACGCCGCCCTGTACTACCCGTGGATCAAGATCTTCGACGCGGCCAGCGACGAGCACGTGTTCGTGCCGCCGAGCGGGCACATGGCGGGCGTGTGGGCGCGCACCGACGGCACCCGCGGTGTCCACAAGGCGCCGGCGAACGAGGTCGTGCGCGGCGCGGTGGCGCTGGAGACCCAGCTGACCAAGGCCGAGCAGGAACTGCTCAACCCCATCGGCGTCAACTGCATCCGGGCGTTCGCCGGGCGCGGCATCCGGGTGTGGGGCGCGCGGACGCTGTCGTCCGACCCGGCGTGGCGCTACCTGAACGTGCGGCGGCTGTTCAACTACCTGGAGGACTCGATCCTCTCGGGCACGCAGTGGGTGGTGTTCGAGCCGAACGACGACGCCCTGTGGGCCCGGATCCGGCGCACCATCAGCGCCTTCCTGGTCACGGAGTGGCGCAAGGGCGCGCTGTTCGGGCTCACCCCGGACGAGGCGTTCTACGTCAAGTGCGACCGGGAGACCAACCCGGCCGAGAGCATCGACCTCGGGCAGGTCGTGTGCGAGGTCGGCATCGCGCCGGTCAAGCCCGCCGAGTTCGTGATCTTCCGCCTGGCGCAGGTCTCCGGCGGCACCAGCCTCGTCAACGAGTAA
- a CDS encoding DUF6760 family protein encodes MTYAADRLHEEVAYVAYHFHWSWESILDMEHADRLRYVAEIARINTRISQGR; translated from the coding sequence GTGACGTACGCGGCCGACCGCCTCCACGAGGAGGTCGCGTACGTGGCGTACCACTTCCACTGGTCGTGGGAGTCCATCTTGGACATGGAACACGCCGACCGGCTGCGGTACGTGGCCGAGATCGCGCGCATCAACACGAGGATCAGCCAGGGGCGGTGA
- a CDS encoding phage tail protein, which translates to MADVEEAVAVCFVVRIDDESLGSFNSCDGLGVEFTIEQREEGGNNGMVWQLPTRIKYSNVKLSRPVTKDSAKIMKWIAGMAAGIARRTAVIEARTLEGTVVASWALSGVVPVRWSGPQLSADSPKVATETLELAHHGFLSSAR; encoded by the coding sequence ATGGCTGACGTGGAAGAGGCGGTTGCCGTGTGTTTCGTCGTGCGCATCGACGACGAGAGCCTCGGGTCGTTCAACTCCTGTGACGGGCTCGGGGTGGAGTTCACCATCGAGCAGCGCGAAGAAGGCGGCAACAACGGGATGGTCTGGCAGCTCCCCACCCGCATCAAGTACTCCAACGTCAAGCTGTCCCGCCCGGTCACCAAGGACAGCGCCAAGATCATGAAGTGGATCGCGGGCATGGCGGCCGGCATCGCGCGCAGGACCGCGGTCATCGAGGCCCGCACGCTCGAAGGCACGGTGGTCGCGAGCTGGGCGCTCTCCGGCGTGGTGCCGGTGCGGTGGAGCGGACCCCAGCTCTCCGCCGACTCCCCGAAAGTGGCCACCGAGACGCTGGAACTGGCCCACCACGGCTTCCTGAGCTCGGCGAGGTGA
- a CDS encoding phage tail protein, with amino-acid sequence MALPDLDTSVGHSFGLEVDGVAIKQISEVSGLKMEQDVIELKQNTNDGKYMIKKLPGRPKAGEVTLTRGLTADNSFEKWVKDSHFGKMGNARKGGAIIVYDYEGQPIKRYKLTNAWPKSLEIGTLKAGDTSVLTEKLVITYEQMEIE; translated from the coding sequence ATGGCCCTTCCCGACCTCGACACGTCCGTCGGCCACTCGTTCGGGCTGGAAGTCGACGGCGTCGCGATCAAGCAGATCTCCGAGGTGTCCGGCTTGAAGATGGAGCAGGACGTCATCGAGCTCAAGCAGAACACCAACGACGGCAAGTACATGATCAAGAAGCTGCCGGGTCGGCCGAAGGCGGGCGAGGTCACCCTGACCCGCGGCCTGACGGCGGACAACAGCTTCGAGAAGTGGGTCAAGGACTCGCACTTCGGCAAGATGGGCAACGCGCGCAAGGGCGGGGCGATCATCGTCTACGACTACGAGGGCCAGCCGATCAAGCGGTACAAGCTGACCAACGCGTGGCCGAAGTCGTTGGAGATCGGCACCTTGAAGGCCGGCGACACCAGCGTCCTGACCGAGAAGCTCGTGATCACGTACGAGCAGATGGAAATCGAGTGA
- a CDS encoding VgrG-related protein, whose amino-acid sequence MANESFANSLVVEVESAPLPEDVKPLLTHAFVDDSRNLPDVFVLRFRDPGHVVLEKGKFKVGAKIALKVQTSDPGGPQLLMSGEITAVGVELDSGGTFTEVRGYDLAHRLFRGRRTAAYPNMTVSDIVRKVAQRADIPAGEIDDVSGFSGKPNTQVSQDNVSDWEFLSRLAGAVGAQIAVVDGKLNFQLPDKPTSAPERNAKAKTNPLVLEMHRNLLSLRAAVTAAEQVPEVQVRGWDFENKKAVTATKPPEMTGTEITGVSPADLAGKFGAPPFLATGPFRGQGEVNAVAAALSTQLGGACAELAGVARGNPKLKAGTAVALTNIGDPFAGKYTLTSTRHLFAEQVGYTTEFTVSGRQERSLYGLANSGPAQAKSGGLVPALVSDIRDPAKLGRVKVTFPWLADDFTSGWARTVHTGAGKERGSLVLPEVGDEVLVGFEHGDFDSPYVLGGLYNSKDVTPQLTKDPVDDGTGEVTTRGFVSRKGHKVEFVEDEGIVVSSGDGKFVVKLDQKNQVVEVTSGQTVTIKAQNGVTIDSGTGPLELKGQKITAQAQADVEVKAGAQLKLNGTSGAKLEGAMVSVAGQGQTEVTASGVLTVRGSLVKIN is encoded by the coding sequence ATGGCCAATGAGAGCTTCGCCAACTCCCTCGTCGTGGAGGTCGAGTCCGCGCCGCTGCCCGAGGACGTCAAACCGCTGCTGACGCACGCCTTCGTGGACGACAGCCGCAACCTGCCGGACGTCTTCGTGCTGCGCTTCCGCGACCCGGGCCACGTCGTGCTGGAGAAGGGGAAGTTCAAGGTCGGCGCCAAGATCGCCCTCAAGGTCCAGACTTCCGACCCCGGCGGCCCGCAGCTGCTGATGAGCGGCGAGATCACGGCCGTGGGCGTCGAGCTGGACAGCGGCGGCACGTTCACCGAGGTGCGCGGCTACGACCTGGCGCACCGGCTGTTCCGGGGCCGCCGCACGGCCGCCTACCCGAACATGACCGTCTCGGACATCGTCCGCAAGGTCGCCCAGCGCGCCGACATCCCGGCCGGCGAGATCGACGACGTGAGCGGCTTCAGCGGCAAGCCCAACACCCAGGTCAGCCAGGACAACGTCAGCGACTGGGAGTTCCTGTCCCGCCTGGCGGGCGCGGTCGGCGCGCAGATCGCCGTGGTGGACGGCAAGCTGAACTTCCAACTGCCCGACAAACCCACCAGCGCGCCGGAGCGCAACGCCAAGGCCAAGACCAACCCGCTGGTGCTGGAGATGCACCGCAACCTGCTGTCGCTGCGGGCCGCGGTCACCGCCGCCGAGCAGGTGCCCGAGGTCCAGGTGCGCGGCTGGGACTTCGAGAACAAGAAAGCCGTCACCGCCACCAAACCGCCCGAGATGACCGGCACGGAGATCACCGGCGTCAGCCCGGCGGACCTGGCCGGGAAGTTCGGCGCACCACCGTTCCTGGCCACCGGCCCGTTCCGGGGTCAGGGCGAGGTGAACGCGGTCGCCGCCGCCCTGAGCACCCAGCTCGGCGGTGCGTGCGCGGAGCTGGCCGGGGTCGCCCGCGGCAACCCCAAGCTCAAGGCGGGCACGGCGGTGGCGCTGACCAACATCGGCGACCCGTTCGCGGGCAAGTACACGCTGACCAGCACCCGGCACCTGTTCGCCGAGCAGGTCGGCTACACCACGGAGTTCACCGTCTCCGGCCGCCAGGAGCGCTCCCTCTACGGGCTGGCCAACAGCGGCCCGGCGCAGGCGAAGAGCGGCGGCCTGGTCCCCGCGCTGGTCTCCGACATCCGGGACCCGGCGAAGCTGGGCCGGGTCAAGGTCACCTTCCCCTGGCTGGCCGACGACTTCACCAGTGGGTGGGCGCGGACCGTGCACACGGGCGCCGGCAAGGAACGGGGTTCGCTGGTGCTGCCCGAGGTCGGCGACGAGGTGCTGGTGGGCTTCGAGCACGGGGACTTCGACTCGCCCTACGTCCTCGGCGGCCTCTACAACAGCAAGGACGTCACGCCCCAGCTCACCAAGGACCCGGTGGACGACGGCACCGGCGAGGTCACCACCCGCGGTTTCGTGTCCCGCAAAGGGCACAAGGTCGAGTTCGTGGAGGACGAGGGGATCGTCGTCTCCAGCGGTGACGGCAAGTTCGTCGTCAAGCTCGACCAGAAGAACCAGGTGGTCGAGGTGACCAGCGGCCAGACCGTGACCATCAAGGCGCAGAACGGGGTCACCATCGACTCCGGCACCGGCCCGCTGGAGCTCAAGGGCCAGAAGATCACCGCGCAGGCCCAGGCCGACGTCGAGGTCAAGGCCGGCGCTCAGCTCAAGCTCAACGGCACGTCCGGCGCGAAGCTCGAAGGCGCGATGGTCTCCGTGGCCGGACAGGGCCAGACCGAGGTCACGGCCAGCGGCGTGCTGACCGTGCGCGGCAGTCTCGTGAAGATCAACTAG